In Micromonospora sp. LH3U1, one genomic interval encodes:
- a CDS encoding TFIIB-type zinc ribbon-containing protein, whose translation MSSLTCPKCHGDMRQYERSGVVIDQCGECRGIFLDRGELEKLFEAEANWSRQQGGGAPAQPAQQPAGYPPPPPPAQPGYGAVPPPPPAHGYPPAPAYGHQQQQHQGYHGHYRQKKRKGFLDDMFG comes from the coding sequence ATGAGTAGTCTCACCTGTCCCAAGTGTCACGGAGATATGCGCCAGTACGAGCGCAGCGGCGTCGTCATCGACCAGTGCGGGGAGTGCCGAGGCATCTTCCTGGACCGCGGCGAGTTGGAGAAGCTGTTCGAGGCGGAGGCCAACTGGAGTCGCCAACAGGGTGGTGGCGCGCCAGCGCAGCCCGCCCAGCAGCCGGCCGGCTACCCGCCCCCGCCGCCTCCGGCGCAGCCCGGTTACGGTGCCGTTCCGCCGCCCCCGCCCGCACACGGCTACCCGCCGGCGCCGGCCTACGGCCACCAGCAGCAACAGCACCAGGGTTACCACGGGCACTACCGACAGAAGAAGCGCAAGGGCTTCCTCGACGACATGTTCGGCTGA
- a CDS encoding glycosyltransferase 87 family protein gives MIADDPTARRRRWHWHWRTLDTAAGGLALDLGLYAVSAIFAAITAVTSTLLPHRAWGAVAAVGYLVAALVAIAQLLLRRRSPASRLVGLPARWAVTGFAWAGTALLPLLWQSIERASGRTDRAQEEVLVVEQAGIRLLEHGTPYLGPDAIAALPPGEQLLGYTPYQPGMAMFGLPRALADTWWTDSRVWFAVGTALALALAVAALRRTPGTTGQAATADTAHRRNAAVLRGVQAATVLPICALTLATGGDDLPVLALCLLALALAAADRPGRAGLAVGLAGALKLFAWPVALVLIVWGLTRRAGIRVAAGAIGLPVAALLPAMLVDRDALTENVLRFPLGHGLVTSPAQSPFPGYLIATALPSGRLIAAALLVAAGVTIAVRLARRPPRTAVATALICGYGLLVAIALMPSTRFGYLLYPLALLTWAPALHRPVDTPTASVPADLSGRTTSA, from the coding sequence GTGATCGCCGACGACCCGACCGCACGCCGCCGTCGCTGGCACTGGCACTGGCGGACGCTCGACACCGCCGCCGGCGGGCTCGCCCTCGACCTCGGCCTCTACGCCGTCTCTGCCATCTTCGCCGCGATCACCGCGGTCACATCGACCCTGCTGCCGCACCGGGCCTGGGGCGCGGTCGCCGCCGTCGGGTACCTGGTCGCGGCGCTGGTGGCGATCGCTCAACTCCTGCTGCGTCGGCGCTCCCCGGCATCCCGGCTGGTCGGTCTGCCAGCTCGCTGGGCCGTCACCGGATTCGCCTGGGCGGGCACCGCACTGCTGCCCCTGCTCTGGCAGAGCATCGAGCGGGCCAGCGGGCGAACCGACCGGGCCCAAGAGGAGGTGCTGGTCGTGGAGCAGGCCGGCATCCGCCTCCTCGAACACGGCACGCCGTACCTCGGACCCGACGCGATAGCCGCCCTGCCACCCGGCGAGCAACTGCTCGGCTACACCCCGTACCAGCCCGGCATGGCGATGTTCGGCCTGCCCAGAGCACTCGCCGACACCTGGTGGACCGACTCCCGCGTCTGGTTCGCGGTGGGCACCGCGCTGGCGCTCGCACTCGCCGTGGCCGCCCTGCGCAGAACACCGGGCACCACCGGCCAGGCCGCCACCGCCGACACAGCTCACCGGCGGAACGCCGCGGTGCTGCGGGGCGTGCAGGCGGCCACCGTACTGCCGATCTGCGCCCTCACCCTCGCCACCGGCGGCGACGACCTGCCCGTACTCGCGCTCTGCCTGCTGGCCCTCGCGCTCGCCGCCGCCGACCGACCGGGCCGGGCCGGCCTCGCGGTCGGGCTTGCTGGCGCGCTGAAGCTGTTCGCCTGGCCGGTCGCCCTGGTCCTGATCGTCTGGGGCCTGACCCGGCGCGCCGGCATTCGGGTCGCCGCCGGCGCGATCGGCCTGCCCGTCGCCGCCCTCCTGCCGGCGATGCTGGTCGACCGCGACGCGCTGACCGAGAACGTGCTGCGCTTCCCCCTCGGTCACGGCCTGGTCACCAGCCCCGCGCAGTCGCCGTTCCCCGGCTACCTGATCGCCACCGCCCTGCCCTCCGGCCGGCTGATCGCCGCCGCGCTACTTGTCGCGGCCGGCGTGACCATCGCCGTCCGGCTCGCCCGCCGCCCGCCCCGCACCGCCGTCGCCACCGCGCTGATCTGCGGGTACGGGCTGCTCGTCGCCATCGCTCTGATGCCCTCGACCCGCTTCGGCTACCTGCTGTACCCGTTGGCCCTGCTCACCTGGGCACCCGCCCTGCACCGCCCGGTCGACACGCCGACCGCCTCGGTCCCCGCTGACCTGTCCGGTCGGACCACTTCGGCGTAA
- a CDS encoding AfsR/SARP family transcriptional regulator, whose product MEIRVLGGLSVQLPARTLHLGTPKQQAVFAMLAVQPGQLVTLEDLVDELWPDCPPQSAVANVRTYAANLRRGFETLQPGQRAIVRQRHGYRLVLRPDLIDVSLFETERRAGRDALTTGNLDEARELLGRALARWHGPMLAGIPLGPVLAARTVATEEERLLTVELLADVQLRSGRDDLAIPLLREVVARHPLREPAYVLLMRALYERGDNVEALAAYDQIRTKLITELGVDPGGNIRELRRSIVAAVSRPSSARVVVRDGGTSPAGSVAGAVGAVAEQAGRVDPVDHLPRAVTDFVGREGVLSRLLAETRRVEERVSAVHIIDGMAGSGKTTLAVHLARRLSDRYPDAALFIDLCGHGEKSRVEPASALVTLLRQLGVPANRVPVELDARVELWRQELARRRSVIVLDNAASSEQIMPLLPAEPTTVVLVTSRRRLSHPDVGPSQTLPVMSPQESVDLLGLSVGRVRVEAEPEAASEVVRRCGHLPLAIRLAGARLAHRGGWRLADLAEQMAGDPLVLHHLAQEESTVTGAFAASYEPLPDSTKRVFRFLGLYPGNRFSLPAVAALTGLTVAEARAALEDLVDRNLVEDLDSTRYRLHDLMRQYSVELGLRIDSPNDRRLGLAQLFGFVLEAAFRVAETLEPGVIRSQVNHLPFGRPELVEAIGELTADWLETERADLVRMVLSALESGFHEHSWRLARAIWRFCYIRGYFEDIILTHRHALSAAEATGEIEAMALTNNYLASAYVRTGDNRGALDHLTRAVDLSRNSPDVLNAARYRANLAAVYWWSGQLTEAVTLGFDCLRDCKVYGNVGVPMLLPNLGLALTSLGRYEEALRLHRLHLAWARTNSDEFHTLNALSHIGAVRIRMGDLPQAIRILMASLALRDRTGHRYAEAEVRNDLGIAYRGLGRLVEAQQEHEVARKLSIGSGERHVEAAALNELGRTLLAQGRGGEAADMHREALRLATRISHPYEQGRALAGLAEHFARVDSAESRRHWERALAIFRRMGVPERFEAERRLVELG is encoded by the coding sequence GTGGAGATTCGAGTTCTTGGCGGCCTCTCGGTGCAACTCCCCGCCCGCACTTTGCACCTGGGCACGCCAAAACAGCAGGCAGTCTTCGCGATGCTCGCAGTTCAGCCTGGCCAGCTGGTGACTTTGGAAGATCTTGTCGATGAGTTATGGCCCGATTGCCCTCCGCAATCCGCAGTCGCGAATGTGCGGACCTACGCCGCCAATCTGCGCCGAGGCTTCGAGACTTTGCAGCCTGGTCAACGGGCTATCGTGCGGCAACGCCACGGCTATCGGCTCGTTTTGCGGCCCGATCTGATCGATGTCTCTCTCTTCGAGACGGAGCGTCGCGCAGGTCGGGACGCCCTGACGACCGGAAATCTGGACGAGGCGAGGGAGCTATTGGGCCGCGCCTTGGCTCGGTGGCATGGTCCGATGCTCGCCGGCATCCCGCTCGGACCCGTCCTTGCCGCCCGAACCGTCGCGACCGAAGAGGAGCGGCTGTTGACCGTGGAGCTTCTCGCCGACGTACAGCTGAGATCGGGCCGGGACGACCTGGCGATTCCGTTACTGCGTGAAGTAGTGGCTCGACATCCCCTCCGCGAGCCGGCCTACGTCCTTCTCATGCGGGCTCTGTACGAGCGCGGGGACAACGTGGAGGCGCTGGCGGCGTACGACCAGATCCGGACAAAACTGATCACGGAGTTAGGAGTAGATCCCGGGGGCAACATCCGAGAGTTGCGCCGGTCGATTGTCGCGGCGGTGTCGCGCCCAAGCTCGGCCCGCGTCGTCGTCCGCGATGGGGGAACCAGCCCAGCGGGTTCCGTAGCGGGCGCGGTTGGTGCGGTCGCCGAACAGGCGGGTCGGGTCGACCCCGTGGATCACCTTCCCCGGGCGGTCACTGATTTCGTCGGGCGGGAGGGTGTGTTGTCGCGACTACTGGCGGAGACCCGAAGGGTCGAGGAACGAGTGTCAGCCGTGCACATCATCGACGGGATGGCGGGCAGTGGTAAAACGACCCTCGCCGTGCACCTGGCGCGCCGGCTGTCCGACCGATACCCGGATGCCGCATTGTTCATCGACCTGTGTGGGCATGGCGAGAAGAGCCGGGTGGAGCCGGCGAGTGCCCTGGTCACCCTGCTTCGACAGCTCGGCGTGCCAGCCAATCGCGTTCCAGTCGAACTCGACGCCAGAGTTGAGTTGTGGCGACAGGAGTTGGCCCGTCGGCGGTCAGTGATAGTTCTGGACAACGCAGCGAGCAGCGAGCAGATCATGCCTCTCTTGCCGGCCGAGCCGACGACCGTCGTGCTGGTGACCTCGCGGCGACGTCTGTCCCACCCGGATGTCGGGCCGTCGCAGACGCTGCCGGTCATGAGCCCTCAGGAGAGTGTGGATCTCCTTGGCTTGAGCGTCGGTCGGGTCAGGGTCGAAGCGGAGCCGGAGGCTGCCTCTGAGGTGGTCCGGCGATGTGGGCACCTTCCCCTGGCGATTCGGCTGGCCGGTGCCAGACTGGCCCATCGGGGCGGCTGGCGGTTGGCGGACCTTGCCGAACAAATGGCTGGCGATCCCCTGGTGCTGCACCACCTAGCTCAGGAAGAGAGCACTGTCACCGGCGCCTTCGCCGCTTCCTATGAGCCTCTCCCAGATTCGACTAAGCGTGTCTTCCGGTTTCTGGGTCTCTATCCCGGTAACCGCTTCAGCCTGCCTGCAGTCGCCGCACTGACTGGCCTGACGGTTGCGGAAGCTCGTGCGGCGCTCGAGGACCTCGTCGACAGGAACCTGGTGGAGGACCTGGACTCGACGCGATATCGACTGCACGACCTCATGCGCCAGTACTCCGTCGAACTGGGCTTACGCATTGACTCCCCCAACGACCGAAGGCTCGGACTGGCACAGCTGTTCGGCTTCGTGCTGGAGGCCGCCTTCAGGGTCGCCGAGACACTGGAGCCCGGCGTCATCAGGTCCCAGGTCAATCACCTCCCGTTCGGAAGGCCTGAGCTGGTCGAAGCCATCGGCGAACTCACTGCGGACTGGCTGGAAACGGAGCGAGCAGACCTGGTCAGGATGGTGTTGTCGGCGCTCGAGTCGGGCTTTCACGAGCACTCGTGGCGGCTGGCTCGTGCAATCTGGCGGTTCTGCTATATCCGCGGATACTTCGAGGACATCATCCTGACCCACCGCCATGCCCTGAGCGCGGCGGAGGCAACGGGAGAAATCGAAGCGATGGCGTTGACGAACAACTACCTGGCCTCCGCCTACGTCCGCACCGGGGACAACCGGGGGGCGCTTGACCACCTGACCCGTGCGGTCGACCTCTCCCGCAACTCGCCGGATGTCCTGAACGCGGCGCGATACCGCGCCAACCTCGCCGCTGTCTACTGGTGGAGCGGTCAGCTGACCGAGGCGGTGACGCTGGGCTTCGACTGTCTGCGGGATTGCAAAGTGTATGGAAACGTCGGGGTGCCGATGCTGCTGCCGAATCTTGGTTTGGCGTTGACGTCGCTGGGTCGCTACGAGGAGGCGCTACGGCTGCACCGCCTGCACCTGGCGTGGGCCCGGACGAACTCCGACGAATTCCACACGCTCAACGCACTCAGCCACATCGGCGCCGTACGCATCCGCATGGGTGACCTTCCGCAGGCAATCCGGATCCTCATGGCCTCGTTGGCGCTGCGCGACCGCACCGGCCACCGGTATGCGGAGGCCGAGGTGCGCAACGACCTCGGGATCGCCTACCGCGGTCTGGGCCGTCTGGTCGAGGCCCAGCAGGAGCATGAGGTGGCCCGGAAGTTGTCGATCGGTTCTGGGGAACGACACGTCGAGGCAGCTGCGTTGAACGAGCTCGGGCGCACCCTGCTGGCGCAGGGGCGGGGCGGCGAGGCGGCCGACATGCACCGGGAGGCGTTGCGGTTGGCGACTCGGATCTCACACCCGTACGAGCAGGGACGAGCCTTGGCCGGGCTTGCCGAACACTTCGCCCGCGTCGACTCGGCCGAGTCCCGGCGGCACTGGGAGCGGGCGTTGGCGATCTTCCGGCGGATGGGTGTGCCGGAGCGCTTCGAGGCCGAACGCCGTCTCGTCGAGTTGGGTTGA
- a CDS encoding putative bifunctional diguanylate cyclase/phosphodiesterase: MSRTTRRQTGFDPRLLSLVGVLVLLATVVAVTAAIATRRNVPDSAGDVSTISALVLMIALGAVVKARLRIRSTTFSFAWVETAIVLGLALAPSPWVILSTGVGIACVSLLNRLTAIKTAFGIAKHTLVAGGATLVIMLLGQRWPPDGLWNHLILLGVVYLAAAVLDDLLAIPVIALASGTRIARQFRNHLDLRLAGFAVRFVVAALTLIILKADQRLLLAVPPLVLSLHLAYSARIRGRTEQQAWQRLARTTDALNVVDLDNVLTTAVTQAAELFSADEVEIELHDGGRTVRGGTGGITFDGPTGTPTDVDGTIVPTPLEGHDRTVDVGVLRLRFRGPVQLSEREQYTLRTFASALCTAVRNAQAYAELARVADEHAYAAAHDALTGLANRRHLLDEGTEQLSARHADGVTALVLIDLNHFKEVNDTLGHAAGDQVLVQVADRLRGAAQASDLVARLGGDEFAVLLRGLPAPAVAAHRAETLLAALHEPFELDGMRISVEASGGISVAPSSGGMAELLRRADVAMYQAKRAGQRISTYAPTRDTADLGRLTLGGDLPRAVADHEFVVNFQPIVDLATGEVTSAEALARWHHPTHGMIDPLRFLEAVERSGLLPAFAEAILDQALIAAANWRDAGFDIPVAVNVSPRSLLDARFPGSVLARLRAHDLPPDRLVLELTETLTLSQLDVVDRVLSRLRDEGVRLALDDFGTGYSSLSLLSRIPVHELKIDRSFVTTMESSAEAAAVIRSTLDLGRSLDLDVVAEGVESEPQRRALWELGCVAGQGHLFARPMPAGTLLAAMQRGSGGRPGALAAPLHDAGAVIRLNQNRRQAGRSRPDRLPHLPA, translated from the coding sequence GTGAGCCGGACGACGCGTCGTCAGACGGGATTCGACCCACGCCTGCTCAGTCTCGTCGGAGTGCTGGTGCTGCTGGCAACCGTCGTCGCCGTGACAGCAGCAATCGCGACCAGACGCAACGTGCCCGACAGCGCAGGAGACGTCTCAACGATCTCGGCGCTCGTCCTGATGATCGCACTAGGGGCAGTCGTCAAGGCGCGTCTCCGGATCAGATCCACGACCTTCTCGTTCGCCTGGGTGGAGACGGCCATTGTTCTCGGGCTAGCTCTCGCCCCGTCACCCTGGGTAATTCTGTCCACGGGCGTCGGCATCGCCTGCGTCTCACTTCTCAACCGGCTGACTGCCATCAAAACGGCTTTCGGTATCGCCAAACACACTCTCGTGGCGGGTGGCGCCACTCTAGTGATCATGCTCCTCGGCCAGCGCTGGCCACCGGACGGCTTATGGAACCACCTCATACTGCTCGGGGTGGTCTACCTTGCCGCCGCAGTACTCGATGATCTACTGGCCATACCGGTCATCGCCCTGGCGTCGGGCACTCGGATCGCCCGACAGTTCCGCAATCACCTCGACCTACGGCTAGCCGGATTCGCCGTCCGGTTCGTGGTGGCCGCCCTCACCTTGATCATCCTCAAGGCGGATCAACGGCTACTGCTCGCCGTTCCGCCCCTGGTCCTGAGCCTGCACCTGGCCTACTCCGCGCGCATCCGGGGGCGCACCGAACAGCAGGCGTGGCAGCGGCTGGCCCGGACCACCGACGCGCTCAACGTGGTCGACCTGGACAACGTCCTCACCACCGCCGTCACCCAGGCCGCCGAGTTGTTCTCCGCCGACGAGGTCGAGATCGAGCTGCACGACGGCGGTCGCACCGTACGCGGTGGCACCGGCGGCATCACCTTCGACGGTCCGACCGGTACGCCCACCGACGTGGACGGCACGATCGTCCCCACACCGCTGGAAGGGCATGACCGGACTGTCGATGTCGGCGTGCTGCGGCTGCGTTTCCGCGGCCCCGTGCAGCTCTCCGAGCGGGAGCAGTACACCCTGCGTACCTTCGCGTCCGCGCTCTGCACGGCCGTTCGTAACGCGCAGGCGTACGCCGAGCTGGCCCGGGTCGCCGACGAGCACGCGTACGCGGCCGCGCACGACGCGCTGACCGGCCTGGCCAACCGCCGGCACCTCCTCGACGAGGGCACCGAGCAGTTGAGCGCCCGGCACGCGGACGGGGTGACCGCGCTGGTGCTGATCGACCTCAACCACTTCAAGGAAGTCAACGACACGCTCGGGCACGCCGCTGGTGACCAGGTGCTGGTGCAGGTCGCCGACCGGTTGCGGGGCGCCGCCCAGGCGAGCGACCTGGTGGCCCGTCTCGGCGGCGACGAGTTCGCCGTACTCCTGCGTGGGCTGCCGGCCCCGGCGGTGGCCGCGCACCGGGCCGAGACACTGCTCGCGGCTCTGCATGAGCCGTTCGAGCTGGACGGCATGCGGATCAGCGTCGAGGCCAGCGGCGGGATCTCCGTCGCCCCGTCGAGCGGTGGCATGGCCGAGTTGCTGCGCCGCGCGGACGTGGCCATGTACCAGGCGAAGCGGGCCGGGCAGAGGATCTCCACGTACGCCCCGACCCGGGACACCGCCGACCTGGGCCGCCTCACCCTCGGGGGCGACCTGCCACGGGCCGTCGCCGACCACGAGTTCGTCGTCAACTTCCAACCGATCGTCGACCTGGCCACCGGTGAGGTGACCAGCGCGGAGGCGCTGGCCCGCTGGCACCACCCCACCCACGGAATGATCGACCCGCTGCGCTTCCTGGAGGCGGTGGAGCGTTCGGGCCTGCTGCCGGCCTTCGCCGAAGCGATCCTCGATCAGGCGCTGATCGCGGCGGCCAATTGGCGCGACGCCGGCTTCGACATACCGGTCGCGGTCAACGTGTCCCCGCGCAGCCTGCTCGACGCCCGCTTCCCAGGCTCGGTGCTGGCCCGCCTGCGCGCCCACGACCTACCGCCGGACCGGCTGGTGCTGGAGCTGACCGAGACGCTGACGCTGAGCCAACTCGACGTGGTCGACCGGGTGCTCAGCCGGCTGCGCGACGAGGGCGTCCGGTTGGCGTTGGACGACTTCGGCACCGGCTACTCCTCGCTCTCCCTGCTCTCCCGCATCCCGGTGCACGAGTTGAAGATCGACCGCAGCTTCGTGACGACGATGGAGAGTTCGGCGGAGGCCGCCGCCGTCATCCGCTCCACGCTCGATTTGGGCCGCAGTCTCGACCTGGATGTGGTGGCCGAGGGCGTGGAGAGCGAGCCACAGCGGCGGGCCCTCTGGGAGTTGGGCTGCGTCGCCGGCCAGGGGCACCTGTTCGCCCGGCCGATGCCGGCCGGCACCCTGCTCGCGGCGATGCAGCGCGGTTCGGGCGGCCGGCCGGGTGCCCTGGCCGCGCCGCTGCACGACGCTGGCGCGGTGATCCGGTTGAACCAGAACCGCCGCCAGGCCGGCCGTTCCCGCCCCGATCGCCTGCCGCACCTGCCCGCCTGA
- a CDS encoding maleylpyruvate isomerase N-terminal domain-containing protein, which yields MTAIRPDDALAQAYDGITAVVGDLDDADLQRATRCQGWLVADLLLHLLGDAQRALVALASPAEGPADVDDVSYWRDFPASADDDTRHAWWVRRSAAAFDRPTGIVRLWRETAPAAVRAAASANPEGYVTTQGHVLRVPDFLATLTTEAVVHHLDLTADLPGAPPPGPLAVRVAVATMDGLLSDDTVRPTAWNDHDFLLKATGRVPLTDRDRLELGESAGWFPLLG from the coding sequence ATGACGGCGATCCGACCGGACGATGCGCTGGCCCAGGCGTACGACGGGATCACCGCGGTGGTCGGCGACCTGGACGACGCTGACCTGCAACGAGCCACCCGGTGCCAGGGCTGGCTCGTCGCGGACCTGCTGCTCCACCTGCTCGGCGACGCCCAGCGGGCACTTGTCGCTCTGGCCAGCCCCGCCGAGGGTCCCGCCGACGTCGACGACGTGAGCTACTGGCGTGACTTCCCCGCCAGCGCTGACGACGACACCCGGCACGCCTGGTGGGTCCGCCGATCGGCCGCCGCGTTCGACCGCCCGACCGGGATCGTCCGGCTCTGGCGGGAGACCGCCCCTGCGGCCGTCCGCGCCGCCGCGTCAGCCAACCCCGAGGGGTACGTGACCACGCAGGGGCACGTACTGCGCGTACCGGATTTCCTCGCCACCCTGACCACCGAGGCCGTCGTCCATCACCTGGACCTGACAGCAGACCTGCCCGGCGCGCCGCCGCCCGGCCCATTGGCGGTACGCGTCGCGGTGGCCACCATGGACGGCCTGCTCAGCGACGACACGGTTCGCCCCACCGCCTGGAACGACCACGACTTCCTGCTGAAAGCCACCGGGCGCGTCCCGCTCACCGACCGGGACCGGCTGGAGTTGGGCGAGTCGGCGGGCTGGTTTCCGCTGCTCGGCTGA
- a CDS encoding phosphoribosyltransferase — MTTYRDRAEAGRVLSDRLTALIGDPDVVVLGLVRGGVPVARIVAERLGAPLDVLVVRKLGMPWAREVAFGALGPGGVQVLNDAVASGLSSDDIAEVSHREQTELERRERLYRGGRAQLDLTGRTAVIVDDGLATGATARAAVAVVRQLGAHRVVVAVPVGAQEAYELLAAEADQVICTQRPPDFGAVSVYYEDFHEVSDEEVAEALTATA, encoded by the coding sequence ATGACGACGTACCGCGACCGTGCCGAGGCGGGCCGGGTGCTCTCCGATCGGCTCACCGCACTCATCGGCGATCCGGACGTCGTCGTCCTCGGCCTCGTCCGCGGCGGCGTGCCGGTCGCCCGGATCGTCGCCGAACGGCTCGGCGCGCCACTGGACGTGCTGGTCGTCCGCAAGCTCGGCATGCCGTGGGCCCGGGAGGTCGCCTTCGGCGCACTCGGGCCGGGCGGTGTCCAGGTGCTCAACGACGCGGTGGCCAGCGGACTCAGCAGCGACGACATCGCCGAGGTCAGCCATCGGGAGCAGACCGAATTGGAACGCCGGGAGCGGCTCTACCGCGGCGGTCGCGCACAGTTGGACCTCACCGGGCGGACCGCGGTGATCGTCGACGACGGCCTGGCCACCGGCGCTACCGCCCGTGCCGCCGTGGCGGTCGTCCGCCAACTCGGGGCACACCGGGTCGTGGTCGCGGTCCCGGTCGGCGCGCAGGAGGCGTACGAGTTGCTCGCCGCCGAGGCGGACCAGGTCATCTGCACCCAACGCCCACCGGATTTCGGTGCGGTGAGCGTCTACTACGAGGACTTCCACGAAGTTTCCGACGAGGAAGTCGCCGAGGCGCTCACAGCAACTGCCTAG